In Paenibacillus sp. FSL R7-0345, a single window of DNA contains:
- the fabF gene encoding beta-ketoacyl-ACP synthase II — translation MSHRVVVTGMGVITSLGKDLDTFWESLMNGKSGVSTVDAFDVSDYTTKIAASIKDFDAEERFGRKEARKMDRFVQFAVAAGEEALKDSGLKIGEDIDAERIGVSVGSGIGGLGTWEDNHNLLLEKGPKRVSPFFIPMMIANMGSGQLSINLGAKGPNTTTVTACATGSHSIGESFRLIQRGDADAMICGGSEATIRPTGMAGFCAMRAMSTRNDEPEKASRPFDIGRDGFVMGEGAGILILESLEHAEKRGAKIYAEVIGYGLSADAHHMTDPDPDGAARCMKMAIRDAGINPEDIDYINAHGTSTPAGDKSETTAVKKALGDHAYKVAISSTKSMTGHLLGAAGGVEAIICGLSLQKNMIAPTINLDNQDPECDLDYVPNVPREADLNVVMSNSFGFGGHNATVILKKYKQ, via the coding sequence TTGAGTCATAGAGTAGTTGTTACCGGTATGGGCGTGATAACGTCCCTGGGCAAGGATCTGGATACGTTCTGGGAGAGCCTGATGAACGGCAAATCCGGAGTATCCACGGTGGATGCCTTTGATGTCAGTGATTATACTACGAAGATTGCTGCTTCAATTAAGGATTTCGATGCGGAAGAGCGTTTCGGCCGCAAGGAAGCCCGTAAGATGGACCGGTTCGTGCAGTTTGCGGTAGCCGCCGGTGAGGAAGCGCTGAAGGACAGCGGACTCAAGATCGGTGAGGATATTGATGCAGAGCGGATCGGCGTATCTGTCGGCTCCGGTATCGGCGGTCTGGGAACATGGGAAGACAATCACAACCTGCTGCTCGAAAAAGGGCCTAAGCGGGTGAGCCCGTTCTTCATTCCGATGATGATTGCCAATATGGGCTCCGGACAGCTGTCGATCAACCTCGGCGCCAAAGGGCCTAACACTACGACCGTTACTGCTTGTGCAACAGGAAGCCACTCCATCGGAGAATCCTTCCGGCTGATCCAGCGCGGCGATGCTGATGCAATGATCTGTGGCGGTTCGGAAGCGACGATTCGTCCGACAGGTATGGCCGGTTTCTGCGCAATGCGGGCAATGTCGACCCGTAACGACGAGCCTGAGAAGGCAAGCCGCCCGTTTGACATTGGCCGTGACGGCTTTGTAATGGGTGAAGGCGCCGGCATTCTGATCTTGGAATCGCTTGAGCATGCTGAGAAGCGCGGAGCGAAGATCTATGCCGAAGTGATCGGTTACGGTCTCAGTGCCGATGCCCATCACATGACAGATCCGGACCCTGACGGTGCAGCACGCTGCATGAAGATGGCCATCCGTGACGCCGGAATTAATCCGGAGGATATTGATTATATCAACGCACACGGAACATCTACGCCTGCAGGCGACAAGTCGGAAACGACTGCCGTGAAGAAGGCGCTTGGAGATCATGCTTATAAGGTAGCAATCAGCTCGACGAAGTCGATGACCGGGCATCTGCTTGGTGCAGCCGGCGGCGTTGAAGCAATCATCTGCGGTCTTTCCCTGCAGAAGAATATGATTGCACCTACCATTAACCTGGACAACCAGGACCCTGAGTGCGACCTGGATTACGTTCCGAATGTTCCGCGTGAAGCGGATCTCAACGTCGTTATGTCCAACTCGTTCGGATTTGGGGGACATAACGCTACCGTTATTCTCAAAAAATACAAACAGTAA
- a CDS encoding DUF177 domain-containing protein, whose translation MKIHFRKLANADEPLHLHETLDISELVKGRKDILAVAPLTVNLKALPAGTDSVNVVGTLEGNVDMLCARCLSEVNSKLNIPFAETFKWLKQPLLPEDEDDEIIYVEDEIVDLVPYAEENFVLHLPDSVLCKADCLGLCQTCGQNLNEGTCSCDNTVVDPRLAALKGFFTKQDD comes from the coding sequence ATGAAGATTCACTTTCGCAAATTGGCTAATGCCGATGAGCCCCTGCATCTCCATGAAACACTGGATATCAGCGAGCTTGTCAAAGGGCGGAAGGATATACTTGCTGTTGCACCGCTTACAGTGAACCTTAAAGCGCTGCCCGCGGGAACCGATAGTGTGAACGTGGTGGGAACATTGGAAGGGAATGTGGACATGTTATGTGCACGTTGCCTCAGCGAGGTTAACAGCAAATTGAACATTCCTTTTGCTGAAACATTCAAATGGCTTAAGCAGCCGCTTCTTCCAGAAGACGAAGATGACGAAATCATCTACGTTGAGGACGAGATTGTGGATCTTGTTCCTTACGCGGAAGAAAACTTCGTACTGCACTTACCGGATTCGGTATTGTGCAAGGCAGACTGTCTTGGTCTTTGTCAGACATGTGGACAAAATTTGAACGAAGGCACCTGCAGTTGCGACAACACAGTAGTCGATCCCCGGCTTGCTGCGTTGAAAGGATTCTTTACCAAGCAAGATGACTAA
- a CDS encoding nucleotidyltransferase, producing the protein MTTVGIIAEYNPLHNGHVHHFNEAKRLSGADTSIVVMSGPFTQRGEPAAVSKQARTEMALHMGADLVLELPVGYALQPAEWFAFGAVSLLEATGAIDSLCFGSEAGHLSELLGLAEFLADESSELQEELRRRLALGAGFPAAYSAAAAAVWSRTPGRHGSPAQAEALLRQPNNSLGLHYLIALRRLGSAIRPLTVPRTGAGFHDPLQGGSSIASATAIRRLLLEGGSPAAYMPEYSMSILEREHAAGRGPVSLEDFRSQLRHVLVTRTAEELRELQDMNEGLENRLLKVLPHLHQFTVSGLLDALKSKRYTHTRLQRLLVHTLLNHSRAELAPSLLAGGPGYIRVLGFRESGRKLLKKMKQTAAWPVVLSPSQFSHPGLDRDLRAAAAYAGAFTNPQRADLYADYLKPPVMM; encoded by the coding sequence GTGACTACTGTCGGCATCATCGCGGAATACAATCCTTTACATAACGGCCATGTCCATCATTTTAATGAGGCCAAAAGACTGTCCGGTGCAGACACCTCCATCGTGGTGATGAGCGGCCCGTTCACCCAGCGCGGCGAGCCGGCGGCGGTGAGCAAGCAGGCCCGCACGGAGATGGCGCTGCATATGGGCGCCGACCTCGTGCTGGAGCTGCCGGTCGGCTACGCCCTGCAGCCGGCCGAATGGTTCGCCTTCGGAGCAGTCTCACTGCTGGAAGCGACCGGGGCCATCGACAGCCTGTGCTTCGGCTCCGAAGCAGGCCATTTAAGCGAGCTGCTCGGGCTGGCGGAGTTCCTGGCCGATGAGAGCAGCGAGCTGCAGGAGGAGCTCCGCCGCCGCCTGGCGCTCGGAGCGGGCTTCCCGGCCGCCTACAGCGCAGCTGCGGCGGCCGTGTGGTCCCGGACTCCCGGCAGGCACGGAAGTCCGGCCCAGGCCGAGGCGCTGCTGCGGCAGCCCAACAACAGCCTCGGCCTGCACTACCTGATCGCGCTGCGCCGGCTCGGCAGCGCGATCAGGCCCCTCACCGTGCCGCGCACCGGCGCGGGGTTCCACGACCCGCTGCAGGGCGGGTCGTCCATCGCCAGCGCGACGGCGATCCGCCGGCTGCTGCTGGAGGGCGGCTCTCCGGCGGCATACATGCCGGAATATAGCATGTCCATTCTGGAAAGGGAGCATGCGGCCGGCAGAGGCCCGGTTAGTCTCGAGGACTTCCGCAGCCAGCTGCGCCACGTCCTCGTAACCCGGACCGCCGAAGAGCTGCGGGAGCTCCAGGATATGAATGAGGGGCTCGAGAACCGGCTGCTCAAGGTATTGCCGCACCTGCATCAATTCACCGTAAGCGGACTCCTGGATGCGCTAAAAAGCAAACGCTACACGCATACCCGCCTGCAGCGTCTGCTTGTTCATACCTTATTAAATCACAGCAGAGCTGAGCTGGCTCCGTCCCTCTTAGCCGGCGGCCCCGGATATATCCGCGTGCTCGGCTTCCGGGAAAGCGGCCGCAAGCTGCTCAAAAAGATGAAGCAGACCGCGGCCTGGCCTGTTGTCCTCTCACCCTCGCAGTTCTCCCATCCCGGATTGGACCGTGACCTCCGGGCAGCTGCCGCCTACGCAGGAGCATTCACTAACCCGCAGCGGGCTGACCTGTACGCTGACTATCTCAAGCCGCCGGTGATGATGTAG
- the fapR gene encoding transcription factor FapR: MSKKERQQKLLQIIDGNPFVTDRELTRQLKVSIQTIRLDRLELGIPELRERMKQMAEHSYDQVRSLPPDEVVGDIVDLQLDKSGISIFEIRDEHVFSRNGIARGHYVFGQANSLAVAVINDEIALTASADIRFVRMVRLGEKCIAKAQVRSLAGRGGKAEVDVFTYVGEELVFQGHFIVYRSAVEENSEGGNRNADRH, translated from the coding sequence ATGTCCAAGAAAGAGCGCCAGCAGAAGCTGCTGCAGATCATAGACGGCAATCCCTTTGTGACAGACCGGGAGCTGACCCGGCAGCTCAAGGTGAGCATCCAGACAATCCGGCTGGACAGGCTGGAGCTGGGAATACCGGAACTGCGAGAACGGATGAAGCAGATGGCAGAGCACTCCTATGATCAGGTCCGCTCATTGCCGCCTGATGAAGTGGTCGGTGATATTGTTGATCTGCAGCTGGATAAGAGCGGTATTTCCATATTCGAGATCCGTGATGAGCATGTTTTTTCCAGAAACGGGATCGCCCGCGGCCATTATGTGTTTGGCCAGGCGAATTCGCTGGCGGTAGCTGTAATCAACGACGAGATTGCGCTGACGGCTTCCGCCGATATCCGGTTTGTGCGGATGGTGCGGCTCGGAGAGAAATGTATTGCCAAAGCGCAGGTGCGTTCGCTTGCCGGCCGGGGCGGCAAGGCCGAAGTGGACGTGTTTACGTATGTAGGAGAAGAGTTAGTGTTTCAGGGACATTTCATAGTGTACCGCTCTGCAGTTGAAGAAAACAGCGAAGGGGGAAACCGCAATGCTGATCGCCATTGA
- the rnc gene encoding ribonuclease III gives MKGDLKQLQSQLQIQFHDPVLLKQAFTHASYVNEHRFNQHQDNERLEFLGDAVLELTVSEYLYNLLPDRPEGELTKLRAAIVCEPSLVKFAESLGFGRFVLLGKGEELTGGRTRPALLADVFESFVGALYLDQGLETVRRFLDNHVFPLVETDGKLQMQMSDFKTELQELIQHHGLGTLEYRIIEERGPAHEREFVSEVYMASQSLGRGNGRSKKEAEQQAAAAALLRLKEDGA, from the coding sequence GTGAAAGGAGACCTGAAGCAGTTACAAAGCCAACTTCAAATCCAATTTCACGATCCTGTACTCCTGAAGCAGGCCTTTACCCATGCATCCTATGTTAACGAACACCGTTTCAACCAGCATCAGGACAATGAGCGTCTGGAATTTCTGGGCGATGCCGTGCTGGAGCTTACGGTTTCCGAATATTTGTACAACCTGCTGCCGGACAGGCCTGAGGGAGAATTGACCAAGCTGAGAGCCGCAATTGTATGCGAGCCTTCGCTGGTCAAATTTGCCGAGAGCCTGGGCTTCGGGCGTTTTGTACTGCTGGGCAAAGGGGAAGAACTTACGGGCGGACGAACCCGCCCGGCCTTGCTGGCCGATGTGTTTGAATCCTTCGTGGGAGCGCTTTATCTTGATCAGGGCCTGGAGACAGTGCGCCGCTTTCTGGATAATCATGTATTCCCGCTGGTGGAGACGGACGGCAAGCTGCAGATGCAGATGAGCGATTTCAAAACAGAGCTTCAGGAGCTGATACAGCATCACGGTTTAGGTACTCTGGAATATCGGATTATTGAAGAGCGTGGACCGGCGCATGAGCGTGAGTTCGTTTCTGAGGTGTACATGGCCAGCCAGTCGCTGGGCAGAGGCAACGGCCGTTCCAAGAAGGAAGCGGAACAGCAGGCAGCGGCAGCGGCGCTATTGCGTTTGAAGGAAGACGGTGCTTAA
- the rpmF gene encoding 50S ribosomal protein L32 — MAVPQRRTSKTRRDKRRTHFKLVVPGMVKCEQCGELKLAHHVCKVCGTYKAREIIKQ, encoded by the coding sequence ATGGCAGTACCACAACGCAGAACGTCCAAAACTCGCCGCGACAAACGTCGCACTCACTTCAAACTGGTAGTACCAGGTATGGTGAAATGTGAACAATGCGGAGAGCTGAAACTGGCTCACCACGTATGCAAAGTTTGCGGAACTTACAAAGCTAGAGAAATCATCAAACAATAG
- the fabG gene encoding 3-oxoacyl-[acyl-carrier-protein] reductase has translation MFSALQGQTALVTGGSRGIGRSIALALAEQGVKVAVNYSGSEAAAQETVARIAELGSEGIALKGNVGISEQAENLVKEVINTWGRIDILVNNAGITRDNLIMRMKEEEFDQVIETNLKGVFNCLKAVTRPMMKQRYGRIINISSVVGVTGNPGQINYTAAKAGVIGMTKSAARELASRGITVNCIAPGFIDTDMTRELSDEVRSELVKGIPLAQLGRPEDIANTAVFLASQGAAYMTGQTLHVDGGMYM, from the coding sequence ATGTTCTCAGCATTACAAGGCCAGACGGCGCTCGTCACCGGCGGCTCCCGCGGGATTGGACGCAGCATTGCGCTGGCACTGGCGGAGCAAGGCGTGAAGGTGGCCGTGAACTATTCCGGCAGTGAAGCTGCTGCGCAGGAGACTGTTGCACGGATCGCCGAGCTGGGCTCGGAGGGCATCGCCCTTAAGGGGAATGTCGGTATCAGTGAACAGGCGGAGAACCTCGTCAAAGAGGTGATCAATACCTGGGGCAGAATCGACATTCTGGTTAACAATGCCGGTATTACCCGTGATAATCTGATTATGCGTATGAAGGAAGAAGAATTTGATCAGGTTATTGAAACCAACCTCAAAGGTGTGTTTAACTGTCTTAAGGCTGTTACACGTCCGATGATGAAGCAGCGCTACGGCCGGATCATTAATATTTCTTCCGTTGTAGGCGTAACCGGAAACCCGGGTCAGATCAATTATACCGCCGCCAAGGCAGGGGTAATCGGGATGACCAAATCGGCGGCGCGGGAGCTGGCTTCCCGCGGGATCACCGTGAATTGCATTGCTCCCGGGTTCATTGATACCGATATGACCCGTGAGCTGTCCGATGAAGTCCGCAGCGAGCTGGTGAAGGGGATTCCCCTTGCCCAGCTAGGGCGGCCGGAGGACATTGCTAACACGGCTGTATTTTTGGCCTCGCAGGGGGCAGCTTATATGACAGGCCAGACACTCCATGTGGACGGCGGCATGTACATGTAA
- the fabD gene encoding ACP S-malonyltransferase has protein sequence MGKIAFVFPGQGAQAVGMGKDVYDALPQSRAVFDKGDEVLGFSLSRLVFEGPDSELKQTVNTQPALVTASVAYLEALGVKGLKPDYVAGHSLGEYSALVAAGVLSYEDAVQLVRLRGRFMEEAVPGGQGAMAAVLGAEREALAGLCRSITAEGNIVELANVNCPGQIVVSGSQAGVSAVVERVKEAGGKRAIPLEVSGPFHSSMMKEAAERLAAELQRVTFTAPAVPVVVNVTAAPVTDPEEIRELLVRQVYSPVLWQDSVEWLIANGVDTFVEIGSGSVLAGLIRKIDKTVKVIGINSLESVQAEV, from the coding sequence ATGGGTAAAATTGCATTTGTCTTTCCCGGTCAGGGTGCGCAGGCAGTCGGTATGGGTAAGGATGTATATGACGCACTGCCGCAAAGCCGTGCTGTATTTGATAAAGGTGACGAGGTGCTCGGATTTTCACTGAGCCGGCTTGTATTTGAAGGGCCGGACAGCGAACTGAAACAGACTGTGAATACACAGCCTGCTCTTGTTACAGCAAGTGTTGCCTACCTTGAAGCGCTTGGCGTCAAGGGACTGAAGCCGGATTATGTTGCCGGCCACAGCCTTGGCGAATACAGCGCCCTGGTGGCTGCCGGTGTCCTTTCTTATGAGGATGCTGTACAGCTTGTCCGGCTGCGCGGACGCTTTATGGAAGAAGCGGTTCCGGGCGGACAGGGGGCAATGGCTGCTGTACTCGGCGCAGAACGTGAGGCGCTTGCCGGGCTGTGCCGCAGCATTACCGCTGAAGGTAATATTGTTGAGCTGGCCAATGTTAACTGCCCGGGACAGATTGTTGTATCCGGTTCGCAGGCAGGTGTCAGTGCTGTGGTGGAACGGGTTAAGGAAGCCGGCGGCAAGCGGGCGATTCCGCTTGAAGTCAGCGGACCGTTCCACTCTTCAATGATGAAGGAAGCTGCGGAGCGTCTGGCTGCTGAACTGCAGCGTGTAACCTTTACCGCTCCTGCTGTGCCTGTAGTGGTCAATGTAACTGCCGCACCTGTAACTGATCCTGAGGAAATCCGTGAGCTGCTTGTCCGTCAGGTATATTCACCGGTCCTCTGGCAGGACAGCGTGGAATGGCTGATCGCAAACGGCGTGGATACTTTTGTAGAGATCGGCTCCGGCAGCGTGCTGGCCGGCCTGATCCGCAAGATCGACAAGACAGTCAAGGTAATCGGCATTAACAGTCTGGAAAGTGTGCAGGCTGAAGTATAA
- a CDS encoding acyl carrier protein, which translates to MSDVLERVKRIVIDRLGADEAEVTLEASFKDDLGADSLDVVELVMELEDEFDMEISDEDAEKITTVGEVVKYIQSHT; encoded by the coding sequence ATGTCCGATGTATTGGAGCGTGTAAAACGCATTGTCATCGACCGCTTAGGTGCCGATGAAGCAGAGGTAACATTAGAAGCGTCTTTCAAAGATGATTTGGGTGCTGATTCTCTTGATGTAGTAGAATTGGTTATGGAATTGGAAGATGAATTCGACATGGAAATCTCTGATGAAGATGCAGAGAAGATTACGACCGTGGGTGAAGTTGTGAAGTACATACAATCTCATACCTAG
- a CDS encoding beta-ketoacyl-ACP synthase III — protein MNQLRSVGIIGTGKYVPEQILTNSDLEKIVETNDEWIVSRTGIRERHIAAPHEATSDLAYEAALKALESAGMKAEDLDLIIIATITPDTSFPSTACILQDKLGAKSAAAFDLSAACSGFVYSLATATSFIKTGMYNNALVIGADTLSRITDYTDRNTCVLFGDGAGAVILGEVPEGRGFQSFDLGAEGAGGSLLKLEAGGSRLPASNQTIEDKKHFIYMNGREVFKFAVRVMGTATERVLTKAGLSKENIDLFVPHQANIRIIQSAMQRLDLPEEKCVINVDRYANTSAASIPLALVEAAEEGRMKEGDTVLMVGFGGGLTWGASVLIW, from the coding sequence ATGAATCAGTTGCGTTCAGTAGGGATTATCGGTACAGGAAAATATGTGCCCGAGCAAATATTGACTAACAGCGATCTTGAAAAGATAGTCGAAACAAATGATGAATGGATTGTCAGCCGCACAGGTATCCGTGAACGGCATATTGCGGCGCCGCATGAGGCGACTTCGGATCTTGCCTATGAAGCTGCGCTGAAGGCGCTGGAATCTGCAGGGATGAAAGCCGAAGATCTGGACCTTATTATTATTGCTACTATTACTCCTGACACATCGTTCCCGTCCACAGCCTGTATTCTGCAGGATAAGCTGGGAGCCAAGAGTGCAGCAGCTTTTGACTTGTCGGCGGCTTGCTCCGGCTTTGTTTACAGCCTTGCTACGGCTACAAGCTTTATTAAGACCGGAATGTATAATAATGCGCTGGTTATCGGTGCGGACACGCTTTCGCGGATTACCGATTATACCGACCGCAACACCTGTGTCCTGTTTGGTGACGGTGCGGGTGCGGTAATTCTCGGTGAGGTTCCCGAAGGACGCGGGTTCCAGTCGTTTGACCTGGGAGCAGAAGGCGCAGGCGGCAGTCTGCTGAAGCTGGAAGCGGGCGGCTCGCGTCTGCCGGCATCTAATCAGACGATTGAAGACAAGAAGCATTTCATTTATATGAACGGCCGTGAAGTGTTCAAGTTTGCTGTGCGGGTAATGGGGACAGCAACGGAACGTGTACTTACCAAGGCGGGGCTAAGCAAGGAAAACATCGATCTGTTTGTACCGCATCAGGCGAACATCCGGATTATCCAATCCGCGATGCAGCGTCTGGATCTGCCGGAAGAGAAATGCGTAATCAATGTAGACCGTTACGCTAACACTTCCGCAGCTTCGATTCCGCTTGCCCTGGTTGAGGCGGCAGAGGAAGGTCGGATGAAGGAAGGCGACACCGTGCTGATGGTCGGCTTCGGCGGCGGACTTACCTGGGGAGCTTCCGTATTGATCTGGTAA
- the plsX gene encoding phosphate acyltransferase PlsX codes for MLIAIDAMGGDNAPECNVEGALSAAAEWSDTQLVLVGDEARLAPLLKNKPSNVTVRHAGEVIGSDDEPVKAVRRKKDSSMVVAGRMVREGEADAMISSGNTGALMTTGLLVVGRMDGIERPALAPMIPTLDDVGVLALDLGANMDAKPHHLAQYALMGSIYRSKVHGIARPRVGLLNVGTEPGKGNELTKEAYPLLEALPGIHFVGNVEARDVLTGACDVLVCDGFAGNILLKTLEGTAGAMFSLLKEQFSKSLKTKLGAAILMPELRSLKGKMDYKEHGGAPLLGLSGLVVKGHGSSDGNAVKNAVRQARIALQAGLVSSISKEISGK; via the coding sequence ATGCTGATCGCCATTGATGCCATGGGCGGAGATAACGCACCTGAATGTAATGTGGAAGGTGCGTTATCTGCGGCCGCAGAATGGAGCGATACCCAGCTGGTGCTGGTTGGCGACGAAGCCAGGCTTGCACCGCTGCTGAAGAATAAGCCTTCCAATGTGACAGTTCGTCATGCGGGTGAGGTGATCGGTTCAGATGATGAACCGGTGAAGGCGGTACGCCGTAAAAAGGATTCATCGATGGTGGTAGCCGGCAGAATGGTGCGCGAAGGCGAAGCTGATGCCATGATTTCTTCCGGGAATACCGGGGCGCTGATGACTACCGGGCTGCTGGTGGTGGGCAGGATGGACGGTATAGAACGTCCTGCGCTGGCCCCGATGATTCCGACACTTGATGATGTCGGCGTGCTGGCACTGGATCTCGGAGCCAATATGGATGCCAAACCGCACCACCTGGCCCAGTATGCGCTTATGGGCAGCATCTACCGCAGCAAGGTGCACGGAATTGCCAGACCCCGCGTCGGCCTCCTCAATGTGGGCACAGAGCCGGGCAAAGGCAATGAGCTGACCAAGGAAGCTTATCCGCTGCTAGAAGCGCTGCCGGGCATTCATTTTGTCGGCAATGTGGAAGCGCGCGATGTGCTTACAGGCGCATGTGATGTGCTTGTATGCGACGGCTTTGCCGGAAATATCCTGCTCAAGACACTGGAGGGAACGGCCGGAGCAATGTTCTCCCTCCTCAAGGAGCAGTTCAGCAAGTCCCTCAAAACAAAGCTCGGTGCAGCCATTCTGATGCCGGAGCTGCGAAGTCTCAAAGGCAAAATGGATTACAAGGAACACGGCGGTGCGCCGCTTCTCGGCCTAAGCGGTCTGGTCGTAAAGGGCCACGGCTCCTCAGACGGCAACGCTGTGAAGAATGCGGTCAGACAGGCGCGGATTGCGCTGCAGGCGGGCCTAGTGTCCAGCATATCCAAGGAAATTAGCGGGAAGTGA